A part of Streptomyces sp. NBC_01451 genomic DNA contains:
- a CDS encoding glycosyltransferase, translating into MSSEDPYIPGAVDTDGRQRHRKRRHLKVSYLVFLGLAALIATRLDAGSLHLYSMGAMGLLALKMFGALFYRPAKADREGLEYLENSWVTAVIPIYNEDPVMFEQGMRSLLVQSRLPNEIHIIDDASASDSGIRTAKKMRREFEARGVKYTVSVQPENKGKREALALGFEAAPYTDIFLCVDSDTVLSRDTVRELLLPMADEKIMASTGMVLALNHDSNIFTRLQDLRYGNSFLFERAAYSRLKSVLCCCGALSAYRGTLVRKYLPDFLNQQFLGKPAVFGDDRRMTNYCLMEGQVVFQETAVGYTAVPEKLPHFLRQQVRWNKSFFRESLWAFRHQKKYRPAFWLTCMELALWLVFGSAMFYSMVILPIMKPDQFLRHLGDYGIFMVLMGYLRNVRYLDFPRRGMGFVKRFGMFLLAPIYGVIQLTLLTPLRFYALLTLHKGSWGTRQGGVEVSVAGDHENDVTEIYEEEDPYSDPKVGETLQLMRLEGVALARTAPRPSAVVFEQPLPAAQDAGRLQGVPQQRVTWGAQGPGAQQYNTQPQQQNGEWYPAEGQYPGRQQQQGGQPGQYPQEGEYVDPYWHQGQGQGQGQGHGHGQGQGPGW; encoded by the coding sequence GTGAGTTCCGAGGACCCGTACATACCCGGCGCCGTCGACACCGACGGGCGTCAGCGGCACCGCAAGCGCAGGCATCTGAAGGTCTCGTACCTCGTCTTCCTCGGCCTCGCCGCGCTGATCGCCACCCGGCTCGACGCCGGTTCACTGCACCTGTACTCGATGGGGGCCATGGGCCTGCTGGCCCTGAAGATGTTCGGTGCCCTCTTCTACCGGCCGGCCAAGGCGGACCGGGAAGGACTGGAGTACCTGGAGAACTCCTGGGTCACCGCAGTCATCCCGATCTACAACGAGGACCCGGTGATGTTCGAGCAGGGCATGCGCAGCCTCCTCGTACAGAGCCGGCTCCCCAACGAGATCCACATCATCGACGACGCCAGCGCCAGCGACAGCGGCATCAGGACGGCGAAGAAGATGCGCCGCGAGTTCGAGGCCCGCGGTGTGAAGTACACGGTCAGCGTGCAGCCGGAGAACAAGGGCAAGCGCGAGGCGCTCGCGCTGGGCTTCGAGGCGGCGCCCTACACGGACATCTTCCTGTGTGTCGACTCCGACACCGTGCTCTCCCGGGACACCGTCCGTGAGCTGCTCCTGCCGATGGCGGACGAGAAGATCATGGCCTCCACGGGCATGGTGCTGGCGCTCAACCACGACAGCAACATCTTCACGCGCCTCCAGGATCTGCGGTACGGCAACTCGTTCCTCTTCGAGCGGGCCGCGTACTCACGTCTGAAGTCCGTGCTGTGCTGCTGCGGCGCGCTCTCCGCCTACCGGGGGACGCTGGTCCGCAAGTACCTCCCCGACTTCCTCAACCAGCAGTTCCTGGGCAAGCCGGCCGTCTTCGGCGACGACCGCCGCATGACCAACTACTGCCTGATGGAAGGCCAGGTGGTCTTCCAGGAGACCGCCGTCGGCTACACGGCGGTGCCGGAGAAACTGCCGCACTTCCTGCGTCAGCAGGTCCGCTGGAACAAGTCCTTCTTCCGCGAGTCCCTGTGGGCCTTCCGGCACCAGAAGAAGTACCGGCCGGCCTTCTGGCTGACCTGCATGGAACTGGCGCTGTGGCTGGTCTTCGGCTCGGCGATGTTCTACTCGATGGTCATCCTGCCCATCATGAAGCCGGACCAGTTCCTCCGTCACCTCGGCGACTACGGCATCTTCATGGTGCTCATGGGATACCTCCGCAACGTGCGGTACCTCGACTTCCCGCGCCGGGGAATGGGCTTCGTCAAACGCTTCGGCATGTTCCTGCTCGCACCGATCTACGGTGTGATCCAGCTGACCCTGCTCACCCCGCTCCGCTTCTACGCCCTCCTCACCCTGCACAAGGGCAGCTGGGGCACCAGGCAGGGCGGCGTCGAGGTTTCGGTCGCCGGGGACCACGAGAACGACGTGACGGAGATCTACGAGGAAGAGGACCCGTACTCCGACCCCAAGGTCGGCGAAACGCTCCAGCTGATGCGTCTCGAAGGCGTGGCACTGGCGCGTACGGCTCCTCGCCCGTCCGCCGTCGTCTTCGAGCAGCCGCTACCGGCCGCTCAGGACGCCGGTCGGCTCCAGGGCGTTCCCCAGCAGCGCGTGACATGGGGGGCGCAGGGCCCGGGTGCCCAGCAGTACAACACCCAGCCCCAGCAGCAGAACGGCGAGTGGTATCCCGCCGAGGGCCAGTACCCCGGCCGGCAGCAACAGCAGGGCGGGCAGCCGGGTCAGTACCCCCAGGAGGGCGAGTACGTGGATCCCTACTGGCACCAGGGACAGGGACAGGGACAGGGACAGGGGCACGGTCACGGGCAGGGCCAGGGGCCGGGCTGGTAG
- a CDS encoding nucleotide sugar dehydrogenase: MSRATTVDLLVVGLGYVGLPLARSASAAGLKVVGLDRSRRVVDGLNAGRSHVDDITDAEVRSMLEQGFTAVDRAEAIADAAAVVVCVPTPLTDHGSPDLGAVHAAVEDIAGNLAPGTLVVLESTTYPGTTDEVVRPRLEAGGLRVGKDFHLAFSPERIDPGNPRYGLENTPKVVGGITPDCTKAARALYERFVTRVVEAKGTREAEMAKLLENTYRHVNIALVNEMSMFCREIGVDLWDAIRCAATKPFGFAPFYPGPGVGGHCIPIDPNYLSYKVRSLGIPFRFVELAQEINQRMPVHVVNRAADLLNDRSKAVRGSRVLLLGVTYKPDISDQRESPALAVAENLRARGAELVYFDPRVADWTVGGLPVERADDYLAEAEAADLTILLQPHREIDLDLLADRARMLFDTRGKSADHPRVVKL; this comes from the coding sequence GTGAGCAGAGCCACCACCGTGGATCTACTAGTAGTGGGGCTCGGTTACGTCGGGCTTCCCCTCGCCCGGTCCGCTTCGGCGGCAGGGCTGAAAGTGGTCGGTCTCGACCGCAGCCGACGGGTTGTGGACGGGTTGAACGCCGGCCGGTCGCATGTGGACGACATCACCGACGCAGAGGTCCGCTCCATGCTGGAGCAGGGCTTCACAGCGGTCGACCGGGCAGAGGCCATAGCCGACGCCGCCGCGGTCGTGGTCTGCGTCCCGACCCCGCTCACCGACCACGGCTCCCCGGACCTCGGCGCGGTGCACGCGGCCGTCGAGGACATCGCGGGGAACCTGGCTCCGGGCACCCTCGTCGTCCTGGAGTCGACGACGTATCCCGGAACCACCGACGAGGTCGTACGGCCGCGGCTGGAGGCCGGTGGCCTGCGCGTCGGCAAGGACTTCCATCTGGCCTTCTCCCCGGAGCGCATCGACCCGGGAAACCCCCGCTACGGCCTGGAGAACACGCCCAAGGTGGTCGGCGGCATCACCCCGGACTGCACCAAGGCGGCCCGCGCCCTCTACGAGCGTTTCGTGACGCGCGTGGTCGAGGCGAAGGGTACGCGCGAGGCCGAGATGGCCAAGCTGCTGGAGAACACCTACCGGCACGTGAACATCGCCCTCGTCAACGAGATGTCGATGTTCTGCCGTGAGATCGGTGTCGACCTGTGGGACGCGATCCGCTGCGCCGCCACCAAGCCGTTCGGCTTCGCGCCCTTCTACCCAGGTCCGGGAGTGGGCGGTCACTGCATTCCCATCGACCCCAACTACCTGTCGTACAAGGTCCGTTCGCTCGGGATCCCGTTCCGCTTCGTGGAGCTGGCGCAGGAGATCAACCAGCGTATGCCCGTACACGTGGTCAACCGGGCGGCCGACCTGCTCAACGACCGGAGCAAGGCGGTCCGCGGCTCGCGGGTCCTGCTGCTCGGTGTGACCTACAAGCCCGACATCTCCGACCAGCGCGAGAGCCCCGCCCTGGCGGTGGCCGAGAACCTGCGCGCCCGGGGCGCCGAACTGGTCTACTTCGACCCGCGCGTCGCCGACTGGACGGTCGGCGGACTGCCGGTCGAGCGGGCCGACGACTACCTGGCCGAGGCCGAGGCGGCGGACCTCACCATCCTGCTCCAGCCCCACCGCGAGATCGACCTGGACCTGCTGGCCGACCGCGCCCGGATGCTCTTCGACACCCGCGGCAAGTCCGCCGATCATCCCCGGGTGGTCAAGCTGTGA
- a CDS encoding LCP family protein: MSQTRLPAAADQRSPRRERPRSRGRTIRRALLGGLLVLVLVGGGTAWWMYQGLDSNLKEGAVDLDKALGDGKNRPARTAAAAGATNLLVLGSDSRAGDNAALDDAKVSGARSDTALLVHIAKGRTQAVAVSIPRDTLVTRPECTAPDGTVVPSAKRVMFNSVYSQVGSACTVKTVEAMSDVRVDHLIELDFAGFKELVDAVGGVTVTLDEPITKLGLSAGAHRLDGTESLKFVRTRYGYRDGSDLGRIGLQQQFMLALLSEIKRQDLLGSPTKLYRIADTLTESLTTDSELASLTALAEFGRSVQGIDPASMETVMLPVAYDKIDPNRVVAVEPQAAALWKAIRTDSAIPESAKKSPAGGGS; this comes from the coding sequence ATGAGTCAGACCCGACTCCCCGCCGCCGCCGACCAGCGCTCACCTCGGCGCGAGCGCCCCCGCAGCCGCGGCCGGACGATACGCCGCGCCCTCCTGGGGGGCTTGTTGGTGCTGGTGCTCGTCGGCGGCGGGACGGCCTGGTGGATGTACCAGGGGCTCGACTCGAATCTCAAGGAGGGCGCCGTCGACCTGGACAAGGCGCTGGGCGACGGGAAGAACCGGCCGGCCCGGACGGCGGCGGCCGCCGGCGCGACGAACCTGCTCGTCCTCGGGTCGGACTCACGCGCCGGGGACAACGCCGCGCTGGACGACGCCAAGGTGAGCGGGGCGAGATCCGACACCGCCCTGCTGGTGCACATCGCCAAGGGGCGGACCCAGGCGGTCGCGGTGAGCATTCCGCGCGACACCCTCGTCACCCGGCCCGAGTGCACCGCGCCCGACGGCACCGTGGTGCCCTCCGCGAAGCGGGTGATGTTCAACTCGGTGTATTCGCAGGTCGGTTCGGCGTGCACGGTGAAGACCGTGGAGGCGATGAGCGACGTCCGCGTCGACCACCTGATCGAGCTGGACTTCGCCGGCTTCAAGGAACTCGTCGACGCGGTCGGCGGGGTGACCGTCACGCTCGACGAACCGATCACCAAACTGGGGCTGAGCGCCGGCGCGCACCGCCTCGACGGCACGGAGTCACTGAAGTTCGTACGGACCCGGTACGGCTACCGCGACGGCAGCGACCTGGGCCGCATCGGGCTCCAACAGCAGTTCATGCTCGCCCTGTTGAGTGAGATCAAGCGGCAGGACCTGCTCGGCAGCCCGACGAAGCTGTACCGGATCGCCGACACCCTCACCGAGTCGCTGACCACGGACTCCGAGCTGGCCTCGCTCACCGCCCTGGCCGAGTTCGGGCGGAGCGTGCAGGGCATCGACCCGGCGAGCATGGAGACGGTCATGCTGCCGGTCGCGTACGACAAGATCGACCCGAACCGGGTGGTGGCCGTCGAGCCGCAGGCGGCGGCTCTGTGGAAGGCGATCCGCACCGACTCCGCGATCCCCGAGTCGGCGAAGAAGTCCCCGGCGGGCGGCGGAAGTTAG
- a CDS encoding NTP pyrophosphohydrolase, whose protein sequence is MAAPLLVIVDAANVVGSVPDGWWRDRRGATERLRDRLAAYAEGGLPGRAGPVEIVLVVEGAARGVTPVPGVRVEPAPGSGDDRMVELVAEAADRDRLVVTADRELRRRVTELGAEVTGPRTVRSD, encoded by the coding sequence ATGGCTGCCCCTCTGCTCGTGATCGTCGACGCCGCGAATGTCGTCGGCTCGGTGCCCGACGGCTGGTGGCGGGACCGGCGCGGGGCGACGGAACGCCTGCGGGACCGGCTGGCGGCGTACGCGGAGGGCGGGTTGCCGGGGCGGGCGGGCCCCGTGGAGATCGTCCTGGTGGTCGAGGGCGCGGCCCGCGGGGTGACTCCGGTGCCAGGAGTACGGGTCGAGCCGGCACCCGGCAGCGGGGACGACCGGATGGTCGAACTGGTCGCCGAGGCCGCGGACCGCGACCGCCTCGTGGTCACCGCCGACCGTGAACTGCGGCGCAGGGTAACGGAGTTGGGCGCCGAGGTCACCGGGCCCCGTACGGTACGGAGCGACTAG